From Primulina huaijiensis isolate GDHJ02 chromosome 15, ASM1229523v2, whole genome shotgun sequence, one genomic window encodes:
- the LOC140959604 gene encoding ubiquitin-like protein 5, translating to MLEVVLNDRLGKKVRVKCNDDDTIGDLKKLVAAQTGTRADKIRIQKWYTVYKDHITLKDYEIHDGMGLELYYN from the coding sequence ATGTTAGAGGTGGTGCTGAACGATCGGTTGGGGAAGAAAGTTCGTGTGAAGTGCAATGATGATGATACGATCGGCGATTTGAAGAAACTGGTGGCTGCTCAGACGGGGACTAGGGCTGACAAAATACGAATTCAGAAGTGGTACACCGTCTACAAGGATCATATCACCCTCAAAGACTACGAGATCCACGATGGAATGGGTCTCGAGCTCTACTACAACTAA